Proteins co-encoded in one Methylobacterium sp. WL1 genomic window:
- the gpmI gene encoding 2,3-bisphosphoglycerate-independent phosphoglycerate mutase translates to MLVILDGWGLRDAVADNAVHQARTPVFDGLMREGPRARLQTFGADVGLPEGQMGNSEVGHLNIGAGRVVMQDLPRIDTAVADGSLASNPALTRFIDALRASGGTCHLVGLLSPGGVHAHQDHAVALARVLVEAGVPVRLHAFTDGRDMPPRSAAGCLEAVEAALPDGARIATLCGRYYAMDRDRRWERVSIAYDAMTAARGARFASALEAIAASYVLDLSDEFLRPAIIGDYAGMQDGDGVLSFNFRADRTRQILEALLDPAFAGFARTRTVRFAAALGIVQYSVEIDAFADTLFGPLDLPNGLGETVARAGRTQLRMAETEKYPHVTYFMNGGREAPFEGQDAILVPSPKVATYDLQPEMSAAELTDRAVEAIGSGRYDMILLNFANPDMVGHTGSLAAAVKAVETVDACLGRVVDAIRSSGGALLVTADHGNCEMMRDPETGEPHTAHTLNPVPAMLVGVDGVTLADGRLADVAPTLLDLMGLEQPAEMTGRSLIRR, encoded by the coding sequence ATGCTCGTGATCCTCGACGGCTGGGGACTCCGGGACGCGGTCGCCGACAATGCCGTCCACCAGGCCCGCACGCCCGTCTTCGACGGCCTGATGCGCGAGGGTCCCCGGGCGCGGCTGCAGACCTTCGGGGCCGATGTCGGCCTGCCCGAGGGACAGATGGGCAATTCCGAGGTCGGGCACCTGAACATCGGCGCGGGCCGGGTGGTCATGCAGGACCTGCCACGCATCGATACCGCCGTCGCGGACGGCTCGCTCGCCAGCAACCCGGCCCTGACCCGGTTCATCGACGCGCTGCGGGCGAGCGGCGGGACCTGCCACCTCGTCGGCCTGCTGTCGCCCGGGGGCGTCCACGCGCACCAGGACCACGCGGTGGCGCTGGCGCGGGTGCTGGTCGAGGCCGGCGTGCCGGTCCGCCTCCACGCCTTCACGGACGGGCGCGATATGCCGCCGCGCTCCGCGGCCGGCTGCCTGGAGGCCGTCGAGGCCGCGCTCCCCGACGGCGCCCGCATCGCCACCTTGTGCGGCCGCTACTACGCGATGGACCGCGACCGGCGCTGGGAGCGGGTCTCGATCGCCTACGACGCGATGACCGCGGCGCGCGGCGCCCGGTTCGCGAGCGCCCTGGAGGCGATCGCCGCCTCCTATGTGCTCGACCTGTCGGACGAGTTCCTGCGGCCGGCCATCATCGGCGACTATGCCGGCATGCAGGACGGCGACGGCGTGCTGAGCTTCAATTTCCGCGCCGACCGGACCCGGCAGATCCTCGAGGCCCTGCTCGATCCGGCCTTCGCGGGCTTCGCGCGGACCCGGACGGTCCGGTTCGCCGCAGCCCTCGGCATCGTCCAGTACAGCGTCGAGATCGACGCCTTCGCCGACACGCTGTTCGGCCCCCTCGACCTGCCGAACGGCCTCGGCGAGACCGTAGCCCGGGCCGGGCGCACCCAGCTGCGCATGGCCGAGACCGAAAAGTATCCGCACGTCACCTATTTCATGAACGGCGGCCGCGAGGCGCCGTTCGAGGGCCAGGACGCGATCCTGGTGCCGTCCCCGAAGGTGGCGACCTACGACCTGCAGCCGGAGATGTCGGCCGCGGAATTGACCGACCGCGCCGTGGAGGCGATCGGCTCCGGCCGCTACGACATGATCCTGCTGAACTTCGCCAATCCCGACATGGTCGGCCATACCGGCAGCCTCGCCGCCGCCGTGAAGGCGGTGGAGACGGTGGATGCCTGCCTCGGCCGGGTGGTCGACGCGATCAGGTCCAGCGGGGGCGCGCTGCTCGTCACCGCCGACCACGGCAATTGCGAGATGATGCGCGATCCGGAGACCGGCGAGCCGCACACCGCCCACACCCTCAACCCGGTGCCGGCGATGCTGGTCGGCGTCGATGGCGTGACGCTCGCCGACGGCCGCCTGGCCGACGTCGCGCCGACCCTCCTCGACCTGATGGGCCTCGAACAGCCCGCCGAGATGACCGGGCGGTCGCTGATCCGCCGCTGA
- a CDS encoding glycosyltransferase → MRSGAARNAALLRASAPFVAFLDDDDVWLPGHIRPHLRRLEAEPGLGIVFGQVITTSPELEPVYGPWPAELPADGAALLRRMLSGYFPQVGATVVRRSLVDSVGLFDEALLGDQDWDWQIRAVRRHGAAFVAVPGVHFRQRPAGTFDSLIARRIRFTRLVFRRHAPALGVSRLQALRLYFATVQGYYDAFLDGAQAHAARGDRRAAAGALLSAFRLMPHRAVKDAIRPTHLRAALVAVAQASRPLAAAGPGTR, encoded by the coding sequence GTGCGGAGCGGGGCCGCCCGCAACGCGGCGCTGCTGCGGGCGAGCGCGCCCTTCGTGGCGTTCCTCGACGACGACGATGTCTGGCTGCCGGGCCACATCCGCCCCCATCTCCGACGGCTCGAAGCGGAGCCCGGTCTCGGCATCGTCTTCGGGCAGGTGATCACCACCTCCCCGGAACTGGAGCCGGTCTACGGTCCCTGGCCGGCGGAGCTCCCGGCCGACGGGGCCGCGCTGCTGCGCCGGATGTTGAGCGGCTACTTCCCGCAGGTCGGCGCGACCGTGGTGCGCCGGAGCCTGGTCGACAGCGTCGGCCTGTTCGACGAGGCGCTGCTCGGCGACCAGGATTGGGATTGGCAGATCCGGGCGGTGCGCCGGCACGGGGCCGCCTTCGTGGCCGTGCCCGGTGTCCACTTCCGGCAACGGCCGGCCGGGACCTTCGACAGCCTGATCGCCCGCCGGATCCGCTTCACGCGGCTGGTCTTCCGGCGGCACGCGCCGGCCCTCGGCGTTTCGCGCCTTCAGGCCCTGCGCCTCTATTTCGCGACCGTGCAGGGGTATTACGACGCCTTCCTGGACGGCGCCCAGGCCCATGCGGCCCGGGGCGACCGGCGCGCCGCCGCCGGCGCGCTGCTCTCCGCCTTCCGGCTGATGCCGCACCGGGCGGTCAAGGACGCGATCCGGCCGACCCATCTGCGCGCGGCCCTGGTGGCCGTCGCCCAGGCAAGCCGCCCCCTCGCGGCGGCCGGGCCGGGGACGCGCTGA
- a CDS encoding ABC transporter permease has translation MPVTEILPDNQLVAFDAAGVWQYRGLLWVLILRDLKVLYRQTALGACWAIAQPLFTVAIFTVIFGHFAKIPTDGAPYALFAGSAIILWTYFAESVRRSATGLVTEAELIRKIYFPRLVIPLATVVSPMVDFAIALAVMLVLMLCYGVMPSWHIVLAVPTLAVTAMLALGVSLWLGPVNVRFRDVKHTLPFLIQIWMYASPIVYAASIVPDSVRWLYALNPMVGLIEAFRFAILGGTTPDLFALAVSVTVSSLLLFTGLIFFQRMERSFADII, from the coding sequence ATGCCGGTCACCGAAATCCTTCCCGACAATCAACTCGTCGCCTTCGATGCCGCGGGGGTCTGGCAGTATCGCGGGTTGCTGTGGGTCCTGATCCTGCGCGACCTGAAGGTGCTCTATCGCCAGACCGCCCTGGGCGCCTGCTGGGCGATCGCGCAGCCGCTTTTCACGGTGGCGATCTTCACCGTCATCTTCGGCCATTTCGCCAAGATCCCCACCGACGGGGCGCCCTATGCGCTGTTCGCCGGCAGCGCGATCATCCTGTGGACCTACTTCGCCGAGTCGGTACGCCGGAGCGCCACCGGCCTCGTCACCGAGGCGGAGCTCATCCGCAAGATCTACTTCCCGCGCCTGGTGATCCCGCTCGCCACCGTGGTGTCGCCGATGGTGGACTTCGCCATCGCCCTCGCGGTGATGCTGGTGCTGATGCTCTGCTACGGGGTGATGCCGAGCTGGCACATCGTCCTCGCGGTGCCGACGCTCGCGGTCACCGCGATGCTGGCGCTCGGGGTGAGCCTGTGGCTCGGGCCGGTCAACGTCCGCTTCCGGGACGTCAAGCACACGCTGCCGTTCCTCATCCAGATCTGGATGTACGCCTCGCCGATCGTCTACGCGGCGAGCATCGTCCCCGACTCGGTGCGCTGGCTCTACGCGCTCAACCCGATGGTCGGGCTGATCGAGGCGTTCCGGTTCGCGATCCTCGGCGGTACCACGCCCGACCTGTTCGCCCTCGCGGTCTCGGTCACGGTGTCGTCGCTGCTGCTGTTCACCGGACTGATCTTCTTCCAGCGCATGGAGCGCTCTTTCGCGGATATAATCTGA
- a CDS encoding ABC transporter ATP-binding protein has translation MSMAISVQDIGKQYWRAPRATHDNSLREALIDGARGLLTRRSEARPTKEGFWALKDVSFGIKHGENVGIIGMNGAGKSTLLKLISRIAAPTTGSIRLVGRVGALLEVGTGFHRELTGRENIFLYGSILGMHRHEIAEKFDAIVEFSEIGDFIDMPVKRYSSGMYVRLAFSVAAHLEPDILLLDEVLAVGDYTFQKKCIDFARRLQSKGSTILLVSHNMFSVKTMCERVIYIKNGRVAFDGPTDEGLHHYERDSYLADAPWFRPEGGHHPVEIQDVTVADESGAPKTLFRHGERMRITARYTASEPITDPHVLFSITRSDELLCCNFSTMTDRAKLQTLSGDGTIELLTPPLTLTADTYKVSVVVRQRGFERLLAARIGARFHVEHPVFAPDVFGVFHTPGTWTADPAPHR, from the coding sequence ATGTCGATGGCGATCAGCGTACAGGATATCGGCAAGCAATACTGGCGTGCCCCGCGGGCCACGCACGACAACTCCCTGCGCGAGGCGCTCATCGACGGCGCGCGGGGCCTGCTGACGCGCCGGTCCGAGGCGCGCCCGACCAAGGAGGGGTTCTGGGCGCTGAAGGATGTCAGCTTCGGCATCAAGCACGGCGAGAACGTCGGCATCATCGGGATGAACGGGGCGGGCAAGAGCACCCTGCTCAAGCTGATCTCGCGGATCGCCGCCCCGACCACCGGCAGCATCCGGCTGGTCGGCCGGGTCGGCGCCCTGCTCGAAGTCGGCACGGGCTTCCACCGGGAGCTCACCGGCCGCGAGAACATCTTCCTCTACGGCTCGATCCTGGGCATGCACCGCCATGAGATCGCCGAGAAGTTCGACGCGATCGTCGAGTTCTCGGAGATCGGCGACTTCATCGACATGCCGGTGAAGCGCTATTCCAGCGGCATGTATGTCCGGCTGGCCTTCTCGGTGGCCGCCCATCTCGAGCCCGACATCCTGCTCCTCGACGAGGTCCTGGCGGTCGGCGACTACACCTTCCAGAAGAAGTGCATCGACTTCGCCCGCCGCCTCCAGAGCAAGGGCTCGACGATCCTGCTCGTCTCGCACAACATGTTCAGCGTGAAGACCATGTGCGAGCGGGTGATCTACATCAAGAACGGCCGCGTCGCCTTCGACGGCCCCACCGACGAGGGGCTGCACCACTACGAGCGCGACAGCTACCTGGCCGACGCACCCTGGTTCCGGCCCGAGGGCGGCCACCACCCGGTGGAGATCCAGGACGTCACGGTCGCCGACGAATCGGGCGCTCCGAAGACGCTGTTCCGGCACGGCGAGCGGATGCGGATCACGGCGCGCTACACCGCCTCGGAGCCGATCACCGACCCGCATGTGCTGTTCTCGATCACGCGATCGGACGAGCTGCTCTGCTGCAACTTCAGCACGATGACGGATCGCGCCAAGCTGCAGACCCTGTCGGGCGACGGCACGATCGAGCTGCTGACGCCGCCGCTGACCCTCACCGCGGACACCTACAAGGTCTCCGTGGTGGTCCGGCAGCGGGGCTTCGAGCGCCTGCTCGCCGCGCGGATCGGCGCCCGCTTCCACGTGGAGCACCCGGTCTTCGCCCCCGACGTGTTCGGTGTCTTCCACACTCCCGGCACCTGGACGGCGGATCCCGCACCGCATCGCTGA
- a CDS encoding glycosyltransferase, which yields MAIVASELRHDGRRDIDDETARRAGRIQANFSAFDARVREAERRAAAGDLEGAAVEAAIAATMAAHRHCGVFASPRLERLTAEIGRRLEPEAGPRTAPEPAPFRRVLHVCTQLAPVGGLTKMLALWIGADAHRTNGLALTQHRGPVDGRIAEAVRASGGAIHHLNHRQGGKLAWARELRRVARDYDVVVLHIHCEDVVPLIAFADPGKHPPVLLLNHADHLFWIGTRISHAVINLREAARRLAITRRGVDPARSFLLPTLITLPERQRSRTAAKHALGIPDDEVLLVSVARGAKYRNVGDVTYADRHVDLLAAHPKARLIVVGAGERADWARAQAATDGRIVAYAEQSDPRAFFEAADIYVDSYPFVSSTSMLEAAAYGLPLVTRFEAPAAAEIVAINHPGLDATARVARDQAEYEAHLTALITDAEDRRTTGAEISAAIARLYAPASWAAGLDAVYAQAQALPRLAPGAGPVTVEAPHLGEPDLRHQDMFGSDFPISGMTKNYIGMLPLRQRVASWAALRRAGDFSSPWERVRLLLPEWLVRNVKDRPGLLRAG from the coding sequence ATGGCCATTGTTGCGTCAGAGCTCCGCCATGACGGACGCCGAGACATCGACGACGAGACCGCCCGGCGCGCCGGGCGGATCCAGGCGAATTTCTCGGCCTTCGATGCCCGGGTGCGGGAGGCCGAGCGCCGGGCGGCTGCGGGCGACCTCGAAGGCGCCGCCGTCGAAGCCGCCATTGCGGCGACGATGGCGGCCCATCGCCATTGCGGCGTCTTCGCGAGCCCGCGCCTGGAGCGTCTGACCGCCGAGATCGGCCGGCGGCTCGAGCCGGAGGCCGGCCCTCGCACGGCCCCGGAGCCGGCCCCGTTCCGGCGCGTCCTCCACGTCTGCACGCAGCTCGCCCCGGTGGGCGGCCTCACCAAGATGCTGGCGTTGTGGATCGGCGCCGACGCCCACCGGACCAACGGCCTCGCCCTGACCCAGCATCGCGGCCCGGTCGATGGGCGGATCGCCGAGGCGGTCCGCGCCAGCGGCGGCGCGATCCACCACCTGAACCACCGCCAGGGCGGCAAGCTCGCCTGGGCGCGGGAGCTGCGCCGCGTCGCGCGGGATTACGACGTCGTCGTCCTCCACATCCATTGCGAGGACGTGGTCCCGCTGATCGCCTTCGCGGATCCGGGCAAGCACCCGCCGGTCCTGCTCCTGAACCACGCGGATCACCTGTTCTGGATCGGGACCCGGATCAGCCACGCGGTGATCAACCTGCGCGAGGCCGCCCGCCGGCTCGCGATCACGCGGCGCGGCGTCGATCCGGCCCGGAGCTTCCTGCTCCCGACCCTGATCACGCTGCCCGAGCGCCAGCGCAGCCGTACGGCCGCCAAGCACGCCCTCGGGATCCCGGACGACGAGGTCCTGCTGGTCTCCGTGGCGCGCGGCGCGAAGTACCGCAACGTCGGCGACGTCACCTACGCCGACCGGCACGTCGATCTGCTGGCTGCGCATCCGAAGGCTCGCCTGATCGTGGTCGGCGCGGGCGAGCGCGCGGACTGGGCCCGGGCGCAGGCCGCGACGGACGGGCGGATCGTGGCCTATGCCGAGCAGTCGGATCCGCGGGCCTTCTTCGAGGCGGCGGACATCTACGTCGATTCCTACCCGTTCGTCTCGTCGACCTCGATGCTCGAAGCCGCCGCCTACGGGCTGCCGCTGGTGACGCGGTTCGAGGCGCCCGCGGCGGCCGAGATCGTCGCGATCAACCATCCCGGGCTCGACGCCACGGCCCGGGTCGCCCGCGACCAAGCGGAATACGAGGCTCACCTCACCGCGCTGATCACCGACGCGGAGGACCGCCGGACCACGGGGGCCGAGATCAGCGCCGCCATCGCGCGCCTCTACGCGCCGGCGAGCTGGGCCGCCGGGCTCGACGCGGTCTACGCGCAGGCCCAGGCGCTGCCCCGTCTCGCGCCGGGTGCCGGGCCGGTGACGGTCGAGGCGCCTCATCTGGGCGAACCGGACCTGCGCCATCAGGACATGTTCGGCTCGGACTTCCCGATCTCCGGCATGACCAAGAACTACATCGGCATGCTGCCGCTCCGGCAACGCGTCGCCTCCTGGGCGGCCCTGCGCCGCGCCGGCGACTTCTCCAGCCCCTGGGAGCGGGTGCGCCTGCTGCTGCCGGAATGGCTGGTGCGCAACGTGAAGGACCGGCCGGGGCTTCTGCGGGCCGGTTGA
- a CDS encoding glycosyltransferase family 2 protein encodes MKDASVDGPDGAGIPLVTIAMPALNEAQHIAEAIRSVMPAPGALACELLVMDGGSSDATCAIVQALSDKDPRIQLIHNARRIQASALNLAARLAHPGSTYLVRADCHAAYPENWVQDLMRTIRQWDAVSVVVPLRTIGVTPLQRAIAAAQNSRLGNGGSAHRLGGISGYVAHGHHAIFDRREFLRVGGYDESFSHNEDAELDRRLCAAGGKIYLAADLVVTYYPRATLFSLTRQYFLYGRGCARTLEKHASLPRMRQMLPPLVLLYGVAALALVTVAPMLLILLAVYAGGCGLSGLALALKAREPGLVMSGPAAIAMHLAWAAGFLSHRGYRRTLLRTALRRKPPLLGVAPGSDPASVN; translated from the coding sequence ATGAAGGACGCTTCTGTCGACGGCCCGGACGGCGCGGGCATCCCGTTGGTGACGATCGCCATGCCGGCCCTGAACGAGGCCCAGCACATCGCCGAGGCGATCCGCTCGGTGATGCCGGCCCCAGGGGCGCTCGCGTGTGAATTGCTGGTGATGGACGGCGGCAGCAGCGACGCGACCTGCGCCATCGTCCAGGCGCTCAGCGACAAGGATCCGCGAATCCAGCTGATCCACAATGCCCGCCGCATCCAGGCCTCGGCGCTCAACCTAGCGGCTCGCCTCGCACATCCGGGCTCGACCTATCTCGTGCGCGCCGATTGCCACGCGGCCTATCCCGAGAACTGGGTGCAGGACCTGATGCGGACGATTCGCCAGTGGGACGCCGTCTCGGTGGTCGTGCCCCTGCGGACCATCGGGGTGACGCCGCTGCAGCGTGCCATCGCGGCCGCCCAGAACAGCCGGCTCGGCAACGGCGGCTCGGCGCACCGCCTGGGCGGGATCTCGGGCTACGTCGCCCACGGCCACCACGCCATCTTCGACCGGCGCGAGTTCCTGCGGGTCGGCGGATACGACGAGAGTTTCTCGCACAACGAGGACGCCGAACTCGACCGCCGGCTCTGCGCGGCCGGCGGCAAGATCTATCTCGCGGCCGACCTCGTCGTGACCTACTACCCCCGCGCGACCCTGTTCAGCCTGACCCGGCAATATTTCCTGTACGGCCGTGGCTGCGCCCGAACCCTGGAGAAGCACGCCAGCCTGCCGCGGATGCGCCAGATGCTGCCGCCCCTGGTCCTGCTCTACGGCGTTGCCGCCCTGGCCCTCGTCACGGTTGCCCCGATGCTGCTGATCCTGCTGGCGGTCTATGCGGGGGGCTGCGGCCTCAGCGGCCTCGCGCTGGCCCTGAAGGCGCGGGAGCCGGGCCTGGTCATGAGCGGCCCGGCGGCGATCGCGATGCACCTGGCCTGGGCCGCCGGCTTCCTGTCGCATCGTGGTTATCGCCGGACCCTGTTGCGGACCGCCTTGCGCCGGAAGCCGCCCCTGCTCGGCGTCGCACCCGGATCGGATCCGGCGAGCGTCAACTGA